One Physeter macrocephalus isolate SW-GA chromosome 19, ASM283717v5, whole genome shotgun sequence genomic window carries:
- the CXXC1 gene encoding CXXC-type zinc finger protein 1 isoform X1, with translation MEADASDPEPPDAGEDSKSENGENAPIYCICRKPDINCFMIGCDNCNEWFHGDCIRITEKMAKAIREWYCRECREKDPKLEIRYRHKKSRERDSTERDGSEPRDEGGGRKRPAPDLDLQRRAGSGTGVGAMLARGSASPHKSSPQPLVATPSQHHQQQQQIKRSARMCGECEACRRTEDCGHCDFCRDMKKFGGPNKIRQKCRLRQCQLRARESYKYFPSSLSPVTPSESLPRPRRPLPAQQQPQPSQKLGRIREDEGAVASAAVKEPPEATATPEPLSDEDLPLDPDLYQDFCAGAFDDHGLPWMSDTEESPFLDPALRKRAVKVKHVKRREKKSEKKKEERYKRHRQKQKHKDKWKHPERADAKDPASLPQCLGPGCVRAAQPGSKYCSDDCGMKLAANRIYEILPQRIQQWQQSPCIAEEHGKKLLERIRREQQSARTRLQEMERRFHELEAIILRAKQQAVREDEESNEGDSDDTDLQIFCVSCGHPINPRVALRHMERCYAKYESQTSFGSMYPTRIEGATRLFCDVYNPQSKTYCKRLQVLCPEHSRDPKVPADEVCGCPLVRDVFELTGDFCRLPKRQCNRHYCWEKLRRAEVDLERVRVWYKLDELFEQERNVRTAMTNRAGLLALMLHQTIQHDPLTTDLRSSADR, from the exons ATG GAGGCGGATGCTTCAGACCCAGAGCCTCCAGATGCCGGGGAGGACAGCAAGTCAGAGAACGGGGAAAACGCGCCCATCTACTGCATCTGCCGCAAACCAGACATCAACTGCTTCATGAT CGGCTGTGACAACTGCAATGAGTGGTTTCATGGGGACTGCATCCGGATCACTGAGAAGATGGCCAAGGCCATCCGGGAGTGGTACTGCCGGGAGTGCCGAG AGAAGGACCCCAAGCTGGAGATCCGCTATCGGCACAAGAAGTCACGGGAGCGGGACAGCACTGAGCGAGACGGCAGTGAGCCCCGGGATGAGGGTGGAGGGCGCAAGAGGCCTGCCCCGGATCTGGACCTGCAGCGCCGGGCGGGGTCAGGGACAGGGGTTGGGGCCATGCTTGCTCGGGGCTCTGCTTCGCCCCACAAATCCTCTCCACAGCCCCTGGTGGCCACACCCAGCCAG catcaccagcagcagcagcagatcaAACGGTCAGCCCGTATGTGTGGCGAGTGTGAGGCCTGCCGGCGCACCGAGGACTGTGGCCATTGTGACTTCTGCCGAGACATGAAGAAGTTTGGGGGCCCCAACAAGATCCGGCAGAAGTGCCGGCTGCGTCAGTGCCAGCTTCGGGCCCGG GAATCGTACAAGTACTTCCCTTCCTCG CTCTCGCCAGTGACGCCCTCAGAGTCCCTGCCAAGGCCTCGCCGGCCACTGCCCGCCCAGCAGCAGCCACAGCCATCGCAGAAGCTGGGGCGCATCCGCGAGGACGAGGGGGCAGTGGCATCAGCAGCAGTCAAGGAGCCGCCTGAGGCTACGGCTACACCCGAGCCGCTCTCGGACGAGGACCTCCCGCTGGACCCTGACCTGTACCAGGACTTCTGTGCAGGGGCCTTTGATGACCACGGCCTG CCCTGGATGAGTGACACGGAGGAGTCCCCGTTCCTGGACCCTGCGCTGCGGAAGAGGGCGGTGAAAGTGAAGCACGTGAAGCGTCGGGAGAAGAAGTCTGAGAAGAAG aaggaagaaagatacAAGCGGCATCGGCAGAAGCAGAAGCACAAGGACAAATGGAAGCACCCGGAGCGCGCTGACGCCAAGGACCCCGCGTCGCTGCCGCAGTGCCTGGGCCCTGGCTGTGTGCGCGCTGCCCAGCCCGGCTCCAAGTATTGCTCAGACGATTGCGGCATGAAGCTGGCAGCCAA CCGCATCTACGAGATCCTCCCCCAGCGCATCCAGCAGTGGCAGCAGAGCCCCTGCATTGCTGAAGAGCACGGCAAGAAGCTGCTTGAACGCATCCGCCGGGAGCAGCAGAGCGCCCGCACCCGCCTTCAGGAAATGGAGCGCCGATTCCACGAGCTCGAGGCCATTATCCTGCGGGCCAAACAGCAGGCTGTGCGCGAGGACGAGGAG AGCAATGAGGGTGACAGCGATGACACGGACCTGCAGATCTTCTGCGTCTCCTGCGGGCACCCCATCAACCCACGTGTTGCCTTGCGCCACATGGAGCGCTGCTACGCCAAG TACGAAAGCCAGACGTCCTTTGGGTCCATGTACCCGACCCGCATCGAGGG GGCCACAAGACTCTTCTGCGACGTCTACAATCCTCAGAGCAAGACATACTGCAAGCGGCTCCAGGTGCTGTGCCCCGAGCACTCACGGGACCCCAAA GTGCCAGCTGACGAGGTATGTGGGTGCCCCCTTGTACGTGACGTCTTCGAGCTCACGGGTGACTTCTGCCGCCTGCCCAAGCGCCAGTGCAACCGCCACTACTGCTGGGAGAAGCTGCGGCGTGCCGAGGTGGACCTGGAGCGCGTGCGCGTG TGGTACAAGCTGGACGAGCTGTTTGAGCAGGAGCGCAACGTCCGCACCGCCATGACCAACCGCGCGGGCTTACTGGCCCTGATGCTGCACCAAACCATCCAGCACGACCCACTCACGACCGACCTGCGCTCCAGTGCCGACCGCTGA
- the CXXC1 gene encoding CXXC-type zinc finger protein 1 isoform X3, whose product MIGCDNCNEWFHGDCIRITEKMAKAIREWYCRECREKDPKLEIRYRHKKSRERDSTERDGSEPRDEGGGRKRPAPDLDLQRRAGSGTGVGAMLARGSASPHKSSPQPLVATPSQHHQQQQQIKRSARMCGECEACRRTEDCGHCDFCRDMKKFGGPNKIRQKCRLRQCQLRARESYKYFPSSLSPVTPSESLPRPRRPLPAQQQPQPSQKLGRIREDEGAVASAAVKEPPEATATPEPLSDEDLPLDPDLYQDFCAGAFDDHGLPWMSDTEESPFLDPALRKRAVKVKHVKRREKKSEKKKEERYKRHRQKQKHKDKWKHPERADAKDPASLPQCLGPGCVRAAQPGSKYCSDDCGMKLAANRIYEILPQRIQQWQQSPCIAEEHGKKLLERIRREQQSARTRLQEMERRFHELEAIILRAKQQAVREDEESNEGDSDDTDLQIFCVSCGHPINPRVALRHMERCYAKYESQTSFGSMYPTRIEGATRLFCDVYNPQSKTYCKRLQVLCPEHSRDPKVPADEVCGCPLVRDVFELTGDFCRLPKRQCNRHYCWEKLRRAEVDLERVRVWYKLDELFEQERNVRTAMTNRAGLLALMLHQTIQHDPLTTDLRSSADR is encoded by the exons ATGAT CGGCTGTGACAACTGCAATGAGTGGTTTCATGGGGACTGCATCCGGATCACTGAGAAGATGGCCAAGGCCATCCGGGAGTGGTACTGCCGGGAGTGCCGAG AGAAGGACCCCAAGCTGGAGATCCGCTATCGGCACAAGAAGTCACGGGAGCGGGACAGCACTGAGCGAGACGGCAGTGAGCCCCGGGATGAGGGTGGAGGGCGCAAGAGGCCTGCCCCGGATCTGGACCTGCAGCGCCGGGCGGGGTCAGGGACAGGGGTTGGGGCCATGCTTGCTCGGGGCTCTGCTTCGCCCCACAAATCCTCTCCACAGCCCCTGGTGGCCACACCCAGCCAG catcaccagcagcagcagcagatcaAACGGTCAGCCCGTATGTGTGGCGAGTGTGAGGCCTGCCGGCGCACCGAGGACTGTGGCCATTGTGACTTCTGCCGAGACATGAAGAAGTTTGGGGGCCCCAACAAGATCCGGCAGAAGTGCCGGCTGCGTCAGTGCCAGCTTCGGGCCCGG GAATCGTACAAGTACTTCCCTTCCTCG CTCTCGCCAGTGACGCCCTCAGAGTCCCTGCCAAGGCCTCGCCGGCCACTGCCCGCCCAGCAGCAGCCACAGCCATCGCAGAAGCTGGGGCGCATCCGCGAGGACGAGGGGGCAGTGGCATCAGCAGCAGTCAAGGAGCCGCCTGAGGCTACGGCTACACCCGAGCCGCTCTCGGACGAGGACCTCCCGCTGGACCCTGACCTGTACCAGGACTTCTGTGCAGGGGCCTTTGATGACCACGGCCTG CCCTGGATGAGTGACACGGAGGAGTCCCCGTTCCTGGACCCTGCGCTGCGGAAGAGGGCGGTGAAAGTGAAGCACGTGAAGCGTCGGGAGAAGAAGTCTGAGAAGAAG aaggaagaaagatacAAGCGGCATCGGCAGAAGCAGAAGCACAAGGACAAATGGAAGCACCCGGAGCGCGCTGACGCCAAGGACCCCGCGTCGCTGCCGCAGTGCCTGGGCCCTGGCTGTGTGCGCGCTGCCCAGCCCGGCTCCAAGTATTGCTCAGACGATTGCGGCATGAAGCTGGCAGCCAA CCGCATCTACGAGATCCTCCCCCAGCGCATCCAGCAGTGGCAGCAGAGCCCCTGCATTGCTGAAGAGCACGGCAAGAAGCTGCTTGAACGCATCCGCCGGGAGCAGCAGAGCGCCCGCACCCGCCTTCAGGAAATGGAGCGCCGATTCCACGAGCTCGAGGCCATTATCCTGCGGGCCAAACAGCAGGCTGTGCGCGAGGACGAGGAG AGCAATGAGGGTGACAGCGATGACACGGACCTGCAGATCTTCTGCGTCTCCTGCGGGCACCCCATCAACCCACGTGTTGCCTTGCGCCACATGGAGCGCTGCTACGCCAAG TACGAAAGCCAGACGTCCTTTGGGTCCATGTACCCGACCCGCATCGAGGG GGCCACAAGACTCTTCTGCGACGTCTACAATCCTCAGAGCAAGACATACTGCAAGCGGCTCCAGGTGCTGTGCCCCGAGCACTCACGGGACCCCAAA GTGCCAGCTGACGAGGTATGTGGGTGCCCCCTTGTACGTGACGTCTTCGAGCTCACGGGTGACTTCTGCCGCCTGCCCAAGCGCCAGTGCAACCGCCACTACTGCTGGGAGAAGCTGCGGCGTGCCGAGGTGGACCTGGAGCGCGTGCGCGTG TGGTACAAGCTGGACGAGCTGTTTGAGCAGGAGCGCAACGTCCGCACCGCCATGACCAACCGCGCGGGCTTACTGGCCCTGATGCTGCACCAAACCATCCAGCACGACCCACTCACGACCGACCTGCGCTCCAGTGCCGACCGCTGA
- the CXXC1 gene encoding CXXC-type zinc finger protein 1 isoform X2 has protein sequence MEADASDPEPPDAGEDSKSENGENAPIYCICRKPDINCFMIGCDNCNEWFHGDCIRITEKMAKAIREWYCRECREKDPKLEIRYRHKKSRERDSTERDGSEPRDEGGGRKRPAPDLDLQRRAGSGTGVGAMLARGSASPHKSSPQPLVATPSQHHQQQQQIKRSARMCGECEACRRTEDCGHCDFCRDMKKFGGPNKIRQKCRLRQCQLRARLSPVTPSESLPRPRRPLPAQQQPQPSQKLGRIREDEGAVASAAVKEPPEATATPEPLSDEDLPLDPDLYQDFCAGAFDDHGLPWMSDTEESPFLDPALRKRAVKVKHVKRREKKSEKKKEERYKRHRQKQKHKDKWKHPERADAKDPASLPQCLGPGCVRAAQPGSKYCSDDCGMKLAANRIYEILPQRIQQWQQSPCIAEEHGKKLLERIRREQQSARTRLQEMERRFHELEAIILRAKQQAVREDEESNEGDSDDTDLQIFCVSCGHPINPRVALRHMERCYAKYESQTSFGSMYPTRIEGATRLFCDVYNPQSKTYCKRLQVLCPEHSRDPKVPADEVCGCPLVRDVFELTGDFCRLPKRQCNRHYCWEKLRRAEVDLERVRVWYKLDELFEQERNVRTAMTNRAGLLALMLHQTIQHDPLTTDLRSSADR, from the exons ATG GAGGCGGATGCTTCAGACCCAGAGCCTCCAGATGCCGGGGAGGACAGCAAGTCAGAGAACGGGGAAAACGCGCCCATCTACTGCATCTGCCGCAAACCAGACATCAACTGCTTCATGAT CGGCTGTGACAACTGCAATGAGTGGTTTCATGGGGACTGCATCCGGATCACTGAGAAGATGGCCAAGGCCATCCGGGAGTGGTACTGCCGGGAGTGCCGAG AGAAGGACCCCAAGCTGGAGATCCGCTATCGGCACAAGAAGTCACGGGAGCGGGACAGCACTGAGCGAGACGGCAGTGAGCCCCGGGATGAGGGTGGAGGGCGCAAGAGGCCTGCCCCGGATCTGGACCTGCAGCGCCGGGCGGGGTCAGGGACAGGGGTTGGGGCCATGCTTGCTCGGGGCTCTGCTTCGCCCCACAAATCCTCTCCACAGCCCCTGGTGGCCACACCCAGCCAG catcaccagcagcagcagcagatcaAACGGTCAGCCCGTATGTGTGGCGAGTGTGAGGCCTGCCGGCGCACCGAGGACTGTGGCCATTGTGACTTCTGCCGAGACATGAAGAAGTTTGGGGGCCCCAACAAGATCCGGCAGAAGTGCCGGCTGCGTCAGTGCCAGCTTCGGGCCCGG CTCTCGCCAGTGACGCCCTCAGAGTCCCTGCCAAGGCCTCGCCGGCCACTGCCCGCCCAGCAGCAGCCACAGCCATCGCAGAAGCTGGGGCGCATCCGCGAGGACGAGGGGGCAGTGGCATCAGCAGCAGTCAAGGAGCCGCCTGAGGCTACGGCTACACCCGAGCCGCTCTCGGACGAGGACCTCCCGCTGGACCCTGACCTGTACCAGGACTTCTGTGCAGGGGCCTTTGATGACCACGGCCTG CCCTGGATGAGTGACACGGAGGAGTCCCCGTTCCTGGACCCTGCGCTGCGGAAGAGGGCGGTGAAAGTGAAGCACGTGAAGCGTCGGGAGAAGAAGTCTGAGAAGAAG aaggaagaaagatacAAGCGGCATCGGCAGAAGCAGAAGCACAAGGACAAATGGAAGCACCCGGAGCGCGCTGACGCCAAGGACCCCGCGTCGCTGCCGCAGTGCCTGGGCCCTGGCTGTGTGCGCGCTGCCCAGCCCGGCTCCAAGTATTGCTCAGACGATTGCGGCATGAAGCTGGCAGCCAA CCGCATCTACGAGATCCTCCCCCAGCGCATCCAGCAGTGGCAGCAGAGCCCCTGCATTGCTGAAGAGCACGGCAAGAAGCTGCTTGAACGCATCCGCCGGGAGCAGCAGAGCGCCCGCACCCGCCTTCAGGAAATGGAGCGCCGATTCCACGAGCTCGAGGCCATTATCCTGCGGGCCAAACAGCAGGCTGTGCGCGAGGACGAGGAG AGCAATGAGGGTGACAGCGATGACACGGACCTGCAGATCTTCTGCGTCTCCTGCGGGCACCCCATCAACCCACGTGTTGCCTTGCGCCACATGGAGCGCTGCTACGCCAAG TACGAAAGCCAGACGTCCTTTGGGTCCATGTACCCGACCCGCATCGAGGG GGCCACAAGACTCTTCTGCGACGTCTACAATCCTCAGAGCAAGACATACTGCAAGCGGCTCCAGGTGCTGTGCCCCGAGCACTCACGGGACCCCAAA GTGCCAGCTGACGAGGTATGTGGGTGCCCCCTTGTACGTGACGTCTTCGAGCTCACGGGTGACTTCTGCCGCCTGCCCAAGCGCCAGTGCAACCGCCACTACTGCTGGGAGAAGCTGCGGCGTGCCGAGGTGGACCTGGAGCGCGTGCGCGTG TGGTACAAGCTGGACGAGCTGTTTGAGCAGGAGCGCAACGTCCGCACCGCCATGACCAACCGCGCGGGCTTACTGGCCCTGATGCTGCACCAAACCATCCAGCACGACCCACTCACGACCGACCTGCGCTCCAGTGCCGACCGCTGA